The following are from one region of the Mustela lutreola isolate mMusLut2 chromosome 9, mMusLut2.pri, whole genome shotgun sequence genome:
- the AUP1 gene encoding lipid droplet-regulating VLDL assembly factor AUP1 isoform X2, with the protein MPEDSAFPGAPAAGREDGGGGGGRTVLKQQLWILPPRWGRSGSLTRTGSQVTASCSSRCCSTLQSDSASSSCASFLGSTSSWSAALCQTVSFAGKDPGVSGGSGLGPARGRQVTTACFPRFVVRTMCAVLGLVARQEDSGLRDHRVRVLISNHVTPFDHNIVNLLTSCSTPLLNSPPSFVCWSRGFMEMDGRGELVESLKRFCASTRVPPTPLLLFPEEEATNGREGLLRFSSWPFSIQDVVQPLTLRVQRPLVSVTVSDASWVSELLWSLFVPFTVYQVRWLPPVHRQLGEGNEEFALRVQQLVAKELGQTGTRLTPADKAEHMKRQRHPRLRPQSAQSSFPPSPGPSPDVQLATLAQRVKEVLPHVPLGVIQRDLARTGCVDLTITNLLEGAVAFMPEDITEGTQSLPTASALKFPSSGPVTPQPTALTFAKSSWARQESLQERKQALYEYARRRFTERQAQEAD; encoded by the exons ATGCCCGAAGACTCCGCCTTCCCAGGAGCCCCTGCGGCGGGGCGCGaagatggcggcggcggcggcggccggacGGTCCTAAAGCAGCAGCTATGGATCCTTCCCCCGCGCTGGGGCCGGAGCGGCTCTTTGACTCGCACCG GCTCCCAGGTGACGGCTTCCTGCTCCTCGCGCTGCTGCTCTACGCTCCAGTCGGATTCTGCCTCCTCGTCTTGCGCCTCTTTCTTGGGATCCACGTCTTCCTGGTCAGCTGCGCTCTGCCAGACAGTGTCCTTCGCAGGTAAGGACCCCGGGGTTTCGGGAGGGTCTGGGCTGGGCCCGGCCCGAGGCCGTCAAGTCACCACTGCCTGCTTCCCAAGGTTCGTGGTGCGGACCATGTGTGCGGTGCTGGGGCTCGTGGCCCGGCAGGAGGACTCCGGACTCCGGGATCACCGCGTCAGGGTCCTCATTTCCAACCATGTGACGCCTTTCGACCATAACATAGTCAACTTGCTCACCAGCTGTAGCACC CCTCTACTCAATAGTCCCCCAAGTTTTGTGTGCTGGTCTCGAGGCTTCATGGAGATGGATGGGCGGGGGGAGTTGGTGGAGTCACTCAAGAGATTCTGTGCTTCCACGagggttccccccacccctctgctgcTGTTCCCTGAGGAAGAGGCCACCAATGGCCGGGAGGGGCTCCTGCGCTTCAG TTCCTGGCCATTTTCTATTCAGGATGTGGTACAACCTCTTACCCTGCGAGTCCAGAGACCCCTAGTCTCTGTG ACGGTGTCCGATGCCTCCTGGGTCTCAGAACTGCTGTGGTCACTTTTCGTTCCTTTCACGGTGTATCAAGTAAG GTGGCTCCCTCCTGTTCATcgccagctgggggaggggaatgagGAGTTTGCCCTCCGTGTACAACAG CTGGTGGCCAAAGAATTGGGCCAGACAGGGACACGACTCACTCCAGCAGACAAAGCAGAGCACATGAAACGACAAAGACACCCCAGATTGCGCCCTCAGTCAG CCCagtcttctttccctccctcccctggcccTTCTCCTGATGTGCAGCTGGCAACTCTGGCTCAGAGAGTCAAGGAGGTTTTACCCCATGTGCCACTGGGCGTCATCCAGAGAGACCTGG ccaGAACTGGCTGTGTAGACTTGACCATCACTAATCTGCTTGAGGGAGCTGTAGCGTTCATGCCTGAAGATATCACTGAAGGGACCCAGTCCCTTCCCACAGCCTCCGCCCTCAAG TTCCCCAGCTCTGGCCCGGTGACCCCTCAGCCCACAGCCCTCACATTTGCCAAGTCCTCCTGGGCCCGGCAGGAGAGCCTACAGGAGCGCAAGCAGGCACTCTATGAATATGCGAGAAG GAGATTCACAGAGAGACAGGCCCAGGAGGCTGACTGA
- the AUP1 gene encoding lipid droplet-regulating VLDL assembly factor AUP1 isoform X1: MDPSPALGPERLFDSHRLPGDGFLLLALLLYAPVGFCLLVLRLFLGIHVFLVSCALPDSVLRRFVVRTMCAVLGLVARQEDSGLRDHRVRVLISNHVTPFDHNIVNLLTSCSTPLLNSPPSFVCWSRGFMEMDGRGELVESLKRFCASTRVPPTPLLLFPEEEATNGREGLLRFSSWPFSIQDVVQPLTLRVQRPLVSVTVSDASWVSELLWSLFVPFTVYQVRWLPPVHRQLGEGNEEFALRVQQLVAKELGQTGTRLTPADKAEHMKRQRHPRLRPQSAQSSFPPSPGPSPDVQLATLAQRVKEVLPHVPLGVIQRDLARTGCVDLTITNLLEGAVAFMPEDITEGTQSLPTASALKFPSSGPVTPQPTALTFAKSSWARQESLQERKQALYEYARRRFTERQAQEAD; this comes from the exons ATGGATCCTTCCCCCGCGCTGGGGCCGGAGCGGCTCTTTGACTCGCACCG GCTCCCAGGTGACGGCTTCCTGCTCCTCGCGCTGCTGCTCTACGCTCCAGTCGGATTCTGCCTCCTCGTCTTGCGCCTCTTTCTTGGGATCCACGTCTTCCTGGTCAGCTGCGCTCTGCCAGACAGTGTCCTTCGCAG GTTCGTGGTGCGGACCATGTGTGCGGTGCTGGGGCTCGTGGCCCGGCAGGAGGACTCCGGACTCCGGGATCACCGCGTCAGGGTCCTCATTTCCAACCATGTGACGCCTTTCGACCATAACATAGTCAACTTGCTCACCAGCTGTAGCACC CCTCTACTCAATAGTCCCCCAAGTTTTGTGTGCTGGTCTCGAGGCTTCATGGAGATGGATGGGCGGGGGGAGTTGGTGGAGTCACTCAAGAGATTCTGTGCTTCCACGagggttccccccacccctctgctgcTGTTCCCTGAGGAAGAGGCCACCAATGGCCGGGAGGGGCTCCTGCGCTTCAG TTCCTGGCCATTTTCTATTCAGGATGTGGTACAACCTCTTACCCTGCGAGTCCAGAGACCCCTAGTCTCTGTG ACGGTGTCCGATGCCTCCTGGGTCTCAGAACTGCTGTGGTCACTTTTCGTTCCTTTCACGGTGTATCAAGTAAG GTGGCTCCCTCCTGTTCATcgccagctgggggaggggaatgagGAGTTTGCCCTCCGTGTACAACAG CTGGTGGCCAAAGAATTGGGCCAGACAGGGACACGACTCACTCCAGCAGACAAAGCAGAGCACATGAAACGACAAAGACACCCCAGATTGCGCCCTCAGTCAG CCCagtcttctttccctccctcccctggcccTTCTCCTGATGTGCAGCTGGCAACTCTGGCTCAGAGAGTCAAGGAGGTTTTACCCCATGTGCCACTGGGCGTCATCCAGAGAGACCTGG ccaGAACTGGCTGTGTAGACTTGACCATCACTAATCTGCTTGAGGGAGCTGTAGCGTTCATGCCTGAAGATATCACTGAAGGGACCCAGTCCCTTCCCACAGCCTCCGCCCTCAAG TTCCCCAGCTCTGGCCCGGTGACCCCTCAGCCCACAGCCCTCACATTTGCCAAGTCCTCCTGGGCCCGGCAGGAGAGCCTACAGGAGCGCAAGCAGGCACTCTATGAATATGCGAGAAG GAGATTCACAGAGAGACAGGCCCAGGAGGCTGACTGA
- the AUP1 gene encoding lipid droplet-regulating VLDL assembly factor AUP1 isoform X4, with product MDPSPALGPERLFDSHRLPGDGFLLLALLLYAPVGFCLLVLRLFLGIHVFLVSCALPDSVLRRFVVRTMCAVLGLVARQEDSGLRDHRVRVLISNHVTPFDHNIVNLLTSCSTPLLNSPPSFVCWSRGFMEMDGRGELVESLKRFCASTRVPPTPLLLFPEEEATNGREGLLRFSSWPFSIQDVVQPLTLRVQRPLVSVTVSDASWVSELLWSLFVPFTVYQVRWLPPVHRQLGEGNEEFALRVQQLVAKELGQTGTRLTPADKAEHMKRQRHPRLRPQSARTGCVDLTITNLLEGAVAFMPEDITEGTQSLPTASALKFPSSGPVTPQPTALTFAKSSWARQESLQERKQALYEYARRRFTERQAQEAD from the exons ATGGATCCTTCCCCCGCGCTGGGGCCGGAGCGGCTCTTTGACTCGCACCG GCTCCCAGGTGACGGCTTCCTGCTCCTCGCGCTGCTGCTCTACGCTCCAGTCGGATTCTGCCTCCTCGTCTTGCGCCTCTTTCTTGGGATCCACGTCTTCCTGGTCAGCTGCGCTCTGCCAGACAGTGTCCTTCGCAG GTTCGTGGTGCGGACCATGTGTGCGGTGCTGGGGCTCGTGGCCCGGCAGGAGGACTCCGGACTCCGGGATCACCGCGTCAGGGTCCTCATTTCCAACCATGTGACGCCTTTCGACCATAACATAGTCAACTTGCTCACCAGCTGTAGCACC CCTCTACTCAATAGTCCCCCAAGTTTTGTGTGCTGGTCTCGAGGCTTCATGGAGATGGATGGGCGGGGGGAGTTGGTGGAGTCACTCAAGAGATTCTGTGCTTCCACGagggttccccccacccctctgctgcTGTTCCCTGAGGAAGAGGCCACCAATGGCCGGGAGGGGCTCCTGCGCTTCAG TTCCTGGCCATTTTCTATTCAGGATGTGGTACAACCTCTTACCCTGCGAGTCCAGAGACCCCTAGTCTCTGTG ACGGTGTCCGATGCCTCCTGGGTCTCAGAACTGCTGTGGTCACTTTTCGTTCCTTTCACGGTGTATCAAGTAAG GTGGCTCCCTCCTGTTCATcgccagctgggggaggggaatgagGAGTTTGCCCTCCGTGTACAACAG CTGGTGGCCAAAGAATTGGGCCAGACAGGGACACGACTCACTCCAGCAGACAAAGCAGAGCACATGAAACGACAAAGACACCCCAGATTGCGCCCTCAGTCAG ccaGAACTGGCTGTGTAGACTTGACCATCACTAATCTGCTTGAGGGAGCTGTAGCGTTCATGCCTGAAGATATCACTGAAGGGACCCAGTCCCTTCCCACAGCCTCCGCCCTCAAG TTCCCCAGCTCTGGCCCGGTGACCCCTCAGCCCACAGCCCTCACATTTGCCAAGTCCTCCTGGGCCCGGCAGGAGAGCCTACAGGAGCGCAAGCAGGCACTCTATGAATATGCGAGAAG GAGATTCACAGAGAGACAGGCCCAGGAGGCTGACTGA
- the AUP1 gene encoding lipid droplet-regulating VLDL assembly factor AUP1 isoform X3, with translation MDPSPALGPERLFDSHRLPGDGFLLLALLLYAPVGFCLLVLRLFLGIHVFLVSCALPDSVLRRFVVRTMCAVLGLVARQEDSGLRDHRVRVLISNHVTPFDHNIVNLLTSCSTPLLNSPPSFVCWSRGFMEMDGRGELVESLKRFCASTRVPPTPLLLFPEEEATNGREGLLRFSSWPFSIQDVVQPLTLRVQRPLVSVTVSDASWVSELLWSLFVPFTVYQVRWLPPVHRQLGEGNEEFALRVQQLVAKELGQTGTRLTPADKAEHMKRQRHPRLRPQSAQSSFPPSPGPSPDVQLATLAQRVKEVLPHVPLGVIQRDLARTGCVDLTITNLLEGAVAFMPEDITEGTQSLPTASALKAFDACLMMMTSQAL, from the exons ATGGATCCTTCCCCCGCGCTGGGGCCGGAGCGGCTCTTTGACTCGCACCG GCTCCCAGGTGACGGCTTCCTGCTCCTCGCGCTGCTGCTCTACGCTCCAGTCGGATTCTGCCTCCTCGTCTTGCGCCTCTTTCTTGGGATCCACGTCTTCCTGGTCAGCTGCGCTCTGCCAGACAGTGTCCTTCGCAG GTTCGTGGTGCGGACCATGTGTGCGGTGCTGGGGCTCGTGGCCCGGCAGGAGGACTCCGGACTCCGGGATCACCGCGTCAGGGTCCTCATTTCCAACCATGTGACGCCTTTCGACCATAACATAGTCAACTTGCTCACCAGCTGTAGCACC CCTCTACTCAATAGTCCCCCAAGTTTTGTGTGCTGGTCTCGAGGCTTCATGGAGATGGATGGGCGGGGGGAGTTGGTGGAGTCACTCAAGAGATTCTGTGCTTCCACGagggttccccccacccctctgctgcTGTTCCCTGAGGAAGAGGCCACCAATGGCCGGGAGGGGCTCCTGCGCTTCAG TTCCTGGCCATTTTCTATTCAGGATGTGGTACAACCTCTTACCCTGCGAGTCCAGAGACCCCTAGTCTCTGTG ACGGTGTCCGATGCCTCCTGGGTCTCAGAACTGCTGTGGTCACTTTTCGTTCCTTTCACGGTGTATCAAGTAAG GTGGCTCCCTCCTGTTCATcgccagctgggggaggggaatgagGAGTTTGCCCTCCGTGTACAACAG CTGGTGGCCAAAGAATTGGGCCAGACAGGGACACGACTCACTCCAGCAGACAAAGCAGAGCACATGAAACGACAAAGACACCCCAGATTGCGCCCTCAGTCAG CCCagtcttctttccctccctcccctggcccTTCTCCTGATGTGCAGCTGGCAACTCTGGCTCAGAGAGTCAAGGAGGTTTTACCCCATGTGCCACTGGGCGTCATCCAGAGAGACCTGG ccaGAACTGGCTGTGTAGACTTGACCATCACTAATCTGCTTGAGGGAGCTGTAGCGTTCATGCCTGAAGATATCACTGAAGGGACCCAGTCCCTTCCCACAGCCTCCGCCCTCAAG GCGTTCGATGCGTGTTTAATGATGATGACTTCGCAAGCCCTCTGA
- the AUP1 gene encoding lipid droplet-regulating VLDL assembly factor AUP1 isoform X5, whose protein sequence is MDPSPALGPERLFDSHRLPGDGFLLLALLLYAPVGFCLLVLRLFLGIHVFLVSCALPDSVLRRFVVRTMCAVLGLVARQEDSGLRDHRVRVLISNHVTPFDHNIVNLLTSCSTPLLNSPPSFVCWSRGFMEMDGRGELVESLKRFCASTRVPPTPLLLFPEEEATNGREGLLRFSSWPFSIQDVVQPLTLRVQRPLVSVTVSDASWVSELLWSLFVPFTVYQVRWLPPVHRQLGEGNEEFALRVQQLVAKELGQTGTRLTPADKAEHMKRQRHPRLRPQSARTGCVDLTITNLLEGAVAFMPEDITEGTQSLPTASALKAFDACLMMMTSQAL, encoded by the exons ATGGATCCTTCCCCCGCGCTGGGGCCGGAGCGGCTCTTTGACTCGCACCG GCTCCCAGGTGACGGCTTCCTGCTCCTCGCGCTGCTGCTCTACGCTCCAGTCGGATTCTGCCTCCTCGTCTTGCGCCTCTTTCTTGGGATCCACGTCTTCCTGGTCAGCTGCGCTCTGCCAGACAGTGTCCTTCGCAG GTTCGTGGTGCGGACCATGTGTGCGGTGCTGGGGCTCGTGGCCCGGCAGGAGGACTCCGGACTCCGGGATCACCGCGTCAGGGTCCTCATTTCCAACCATGTGACGCCTTTCGACCATAACATAGTCAACTTGCTCACCAGCTGTAGCACC CCTCTACTCAATAGTCCCCCAAGTTTTGTGTGCTGGTCTCGAGGCTTCATGGAGATGGATGGGCGGGGGGAGTTGGTGGAGTCACTCAAGAGATTCTGTGCTTCCACGagggttccccccacccctctgctgcTGTTCCCTGAGGAAGAGGCCACCAATGGCCGGGAGGGGCTCCTGCGCTTCAG TTCCTGGCCATTTTCTATTCAGGATGTGGTACAACCTCTTACCCTGCGAGTCCAGAGACCCCTAGTCTCTGTG ACGGTGTCCGATGCCTCCTGGGTCTCAGAACTGCTGTGGTCACTTTTCGTTCCTTTCACGGTGTATCAAGTAAG GTGGCTCCCTCCTGTTCATcgccagctgggggaggggaatgagGAGTTTGCCCTCCGTGTACAACAG CTGGTGGCCAAAGAATTGGGCCAGACAGGGACACGACTCACTCCAGCAGACAAAGCAGAGCACATGAAACGACAAAGACACCCCAGATTGCGCCCTCAGTCAG ccaGAACTGGCTGTGTAGACTTGACCATCACTAATCTGCTTGAGGGAGCTGTAGCGTTCATGCCTGAAGATATCACTGAAGGGACCCAGTCCCTTCCCACAGCCTCCGCCCTCAAG GCGTTCGATGCGTGTTTAATGATGATGACTTCGCAAGCCCTCTGA
- the HTRA2 gene encoding serine protease HTRA2, mitochondrial isoform X3: MAALRAGRGAGWSLRGWRALGGVRWGKGPLLTPDLRALLTSGTPDPRARVTYGTPSLRARLSVGVPEPRTCLTSGTSDSRARLTAGTPDSRTREVSGTPGTRSRVWLAVALGAGGAVLLLLWGGGRGPPAVLASVLGPPPTSPRSQYNFIADVVEKTAPAVVYIEILGRHPFSGREVPISNGSGFVVAADGLIVTNAHVVADRRRVRVRLLSGDTYEAMVTAVDPVADIATLRIQTKFCISILPQEPLPTLPLGRSADVRQGEFVVAMGSPFALQNTITSGIVSSAQRPARDLGLPQTNVEYIQTDAAIDFGNSGGPLVNLVSGTPFFPRIPAPDSWFGISGSQRRYIGVMMLTLTPSILAELQLREPSFPDVQHGVLIHKVILDSPAHRAGLRPGDVILAIGEQLVQNAEDIYEAVRTQSQLAVRIRRGPETLTLYVTPEVTE, translated from the exons ATGGCTGCACTGAGGGCGGGGCGGGGTGCAGGCTGGAGCCTCCGGGGATGGCGGGCTTTGGGGGGGGTTCGCTGGGGGAAAGGACCCCTGTTGACCCCTGACCTCCGGGCCTTGCTGACGTCAGGAACTCCTGACCCTCGGGCCCGAGTGACTTATGGGACCCCCAGTCTCCGGGCCCGGTTGTCTGTGGGGGTCCCCGAACCACGGACGTGTCTGACGTCGGGGACTTCGGATTCCCGAGCACGGCTGACTGCAGGGACCCCAGATTCCAGGACCCGGGAGGTCTCAGGGACCCCTGGAACCCGTTCGCGCGTATGGCTGGCGGTGGCGCTGGGCGCTGGGGGGGCAGTGCTGTTGTTATTGTGGGGCGGGGGTCGGGGTCCCCCAGCGGTCCTCGCCTCGGTCCTTGGCCCGCCGCCCACCTCTCCCCGGAGCCAGTACAACTTCATCGCAGACGTGGTGGAGAAGACAGCACCTGCCGTGGTTTATATCGAGATCTTAGGCCG GCACCCTTTCTCGGGCCGCGAAGTCCCTATCTCAAATGGCTCAGGATTCGTGGTGGCTGCCGACGGGCTCATCGTAACCAACGCTCATGTGGTGGCTGATCGGCGCCGTGTCCGTGTGAGGCTGCTTAGCGGTGACACGTATGAGGCCATGGTCACAGCTGTGGATCCTGTGGCAGACATTGCCACGCTGAGGATTCAGACGAAG TTCTGTATATCCATTCTCCCTCAGGAGCCTCTCCCCACACTACCCCTGGGACGCTCAGCCGATGTTCGGCAAGGGGAATTTGTTGTTGCCATGGGAAGTCCCTTTGCACTGCAGAACACGATCACTTCTGGCATTGTCAGCTCTGCTCAGCGTCCAGCCAGAGACCTGGGCCTCCCCCAAACCAATGTGGAATACATCCAGACTGATGCAGCTATTGAT TTTGGAAACTCTGGAGGTCCTCTGGTTAACCTGGTGAGTGGGACACCCTTCTTTCCAAGAATCCCTGCCCCAG ATTCCTGGTTTGGAATCAGTGGGTCCCAGCGCCGCTACATTGGGGTGATGATGCTGACCCTGACTCCCAG CATCCTTGCTGAACTACAGCTCCGAGAACCCAGCTTTCCTGATGTTCAGCATGGTGTGCTCATCCATAAAGTCATCCTGGACTCCCCGGCACACCG GGCTGGTCTACGGCCAGGTGATGTGATCTTGGCCATTGGGGAGCAGCTGGTACAAAACGCTGAAGATATTTATGAAGCTGTTCGAACCCAATCCCAGCTGGCAGTGCGCATCCGGCGGGGACCGGAAACATTGACCTTATATGTGACCCCCGAAGTCACAGAATGA
- the HTRA2 gene encoding serine protease HTRA2, mitochondrial isoform X1, which produces MAALRAGRGAGWSLRGWRALGGVRWGKGPLLTPDLRALLTSGTPDPRARVTYGTPSLRARLSVGVPEPRTCLTSGTSDSRARLTAGTPDSRTREVSGTPGTRSRVWLAVALGAGGAVLLLLWGGGRGPPAVLASVLGPPPTSPRSQYNFIADVVEKTAPAVVYIEILGRHPFSGREVPISNGSGFVVAADGLIVTNAHVVADRRRVRVRLLSGDTYEAMVTAVDPVADIATLRIQTKFCISILPQEPLPTLPLGRSADVRQGEFVVAMGSPFALQNTITSGIVSSAQRPARDLGLPQTNVEYIQTDAAIDFGNSGGPLVNLDGEVIGVNTMKVTAGISFAIPSDRLREFLHRGEKKNSWFGISGSQRRYIGVMMLTLTPSILAELQLREPSFPDVQHGVLIHKVILDSPAHRAGLRPGDVILAIGEQLVQNAEDIYEAVRTQSQLAVRIRRGPETLTLYVTPEVTE; this is translated from the exons ATGGCTGCACTGAGGGCGGGGCGGGGTGCAGGCTGGAGCCTCCGGGGATGGCGGGCTTTGGGGGGGGTTCGCTGGGGGAAAGGACCCCTGTTGACCCCTGACCTCCGGGCCTTGCTGACGTCAGGAACTCCTGACCCTCGGGCCCGAGTGACTTATGGGACCCCCAGTCTCCGGGCCCGGTTGTCTGTGGGGGTCCCCGAACCACGGACGTGTCTGACGTCGGGGACTTCGGATTCCCGAGCACGGCTGACTGCAGGGACCCCAGATTCCAGGACCCGGGAGGTCTCAGGGACCCCTGGAACCCGTTCGCGCGTATGGCTGGCGGTGGCGCTGGGCGCTGGGGGGGCAGTGCTGTTGTTATTGTGGGGCGGGGGTCGGGGTCCCCCAGCGGTCCTCGCCTCGGTCCTTGGCCCGCCGCCCACCTCTCCCCGGAGCCAGTACAACTTCATCGCAGACGTGGTGGAGAAGACAGCACCTGCCGTGGTTTATATCGAGATCTTAGGCCG GCACCCTTTCTCGGGCCGCGAAGTCCCTATCTCAAATGGCTCAGGATTCGTGGTGGCTGCCGACGGGCTCATCGTAACCAACGCTCATGTGGTGGCTGATCGGCGCCGTGTCCGTGTGAGGCTGCTTAGCGGTGACACGTATGAGGCCATGGTCACAGCTGTGGATCCTGTGGCAGACATTGCCACGCTGAGGATTCAGACGAAG TTCTGTATATCCATTCTCCCTCAGGAGCCTCTCCCCACACTACCCCTGGGACGCTCAGCCGATGTTCGGCAAGGGGAATTTGTTGTTGCCATGGGAAGTCCCTTTGCACTGCAGAACACGATCACTTCTGGCATTGTCAGCTCTGCTCAGCGTCCAGCCAGAGACCTGGGCCTCCCCCAAACCAATGTGGAATACATCCAGACTGATGCAGCTATTGAT TTTGGAAACTCTGGAGGTCCTCTGGTTAACCTG GATGGGGAGGTGATCGGAGTGAATACCATGAAGGTCACGGCTGGAATCTCCTTTGCCATCCCTTCTGATCGCCTCCGGGAATTTCTGCATCGTGGGGAAAAGAAGA ATTCCTGGTTTGGAATCAGTGGGTCCCAGCGCCGCTACATTGGGGTGATGATGCTGACCCTGACTCCCAG CATCCTTGCTGAACTACAGCTCCGAGAACCCAGCTTTCCTGATGTTCAGCATGGTGTGCTCATCCATAAAGTCATCCTGGACTCCCCGGCACACCG GGCTGGTCTACGGCCAGGTGATGTGATCTTGGCCATTGGGGAGCAGCTGGTACAAAACGCTGAAGATATTTATGAAGCTGTTCGAACCCAATCCCAGCTGGCAGTGCGCATCCGGCGGGGACCGGAAACATTGACCTTATATGTGACCCCCGAAGTCACAGAATGA
- the HTRA2 gene encoding serine protease HTRA2, mitochondrial isoform X2 yields the protein MAALRAGRGAGWSLRGWRALGGVRWGKGPLLTPDLRALLTSGTPDPRARVTYGTPSLRARLSVGVPEPRTCLTSGTSDSRARLTAGTPDSRTREVSGTPGTRSRVWLAVALGAGGAVLLLLWGGGRGPPAVLASVLGPPPTSPRSQYNFIADVVEKTAPAVVYIEILGRHPFSGREVPISNGSGFVVAADGLIVTNAHVVADRRRVRVRLLSGDTYEAMVTAVDPVADIATLRIQTKEPLPTLPLGRSADVRQGEFVVAMGSPFALQNTITSGIVSSAQRPARDLGLPQTNVEYIQTDAAIDFGNSGGPLVNLDGEVIGVNTMKVTAGISFAIPSDRLREFLHRGEKKNSWFGISGSQRRYIGVMMLTLTPSILAELQLREPSFPDVQHGVLIHKVILDSPAHRAGLRPGDVILAIGEQLVQNAEDIYEAVRTQSQLAVRIRRGPETLTLYVTPEVTE from the exons ATGGCTGCACTGAGGGCGGGGCGGGGTGCAGGCTGGAGCCTCCGGGGATGGCGGGCTTTGGGGGGGGTTCGCTGGGGGAAAGGACCCCTGTTGACCCCTGACCTCCGGGCCTTGCTGACGTCAGGAACTCCTGACCCTCGGGCCCGAGTGACTTATGGGACCCCCAGTCTCCGGGCCCGGTTGTCTGTGGGGGTCCCCGAACCACGGACGTGTCTGACGTCGGGGACTTCGGATTCCCGAGCACGGCTGACTGCAGGGACCCCAGATTCCAGGACCCGGGAGGTCTCAGGGACCCCTGGAACCCGTTCGCGCGTATGGCTGGCGGTGGCGCTGGGCGCTGGGGGGGCAGTGCTGTTGTTATTGTGGGGCGGGGGTCGGGGTCCCCCAGCGGTCCTCGCCTCGGTCCTTGGCCCGCCGCCCACCTCTCCCCGGAGCCAGTACAACTTCATCGCAGACGTGGTGGAGAAGACAGCACCTGCCGTGGTTTATATCGAGATCTTAGGCCG GCACCCTTTCTCGGGCCGCGAAGTCCCTATCTCAAATGGCTCAGGATTCGTGGTGGCTGCCGACGGGCTCATCGTAACCAACGCTCATGTGGTGGCTGATCGGCGCCGTGTCCGTGTGAGGCTGCTTAGCGGTGACACGTATGAGGCCATGGTCACAGCTGTGGATCCTGTGGCAGACATTGCCACGCTGAGGATTCAGACGAAG GAGCCTCTCCCCACACTACCCCTGGGACGCTCAGCCGATGTTCGGCAAGGGGAATTTGTTGTTGCCATGGGAAGTCCCTTTGCACTGCAGAACACGATCACTTCTGGCATTGTCAGCTCTGCTCAGCGTCCAGCCAGAGACCTGGGCCTCCCCCAAACCAATGTGGAATACATCCAGACTGATGCAGCTATTGAT TTTGGAAACTCTGGAGGTCCTCTGGTTAACCTG GATGGGGAGGTGATCGGAGTGAATACCATGAAGGTCACGGCTGGAATCTCCTTTGCCATCCCTTCTGATCGCCTCCGGGAATTTCTGCATCGTGGGGAAAAGAAGA ATTCCTGGTTTGGAATCAGTGGGTCCCAGCGCCGCTACATTGGGGTGATGATGCTGACCCTGACTCCCAG CATCCTTGCTGAACTACAGCTCCGAGAACCCAGCTTTCCTGATGTTCAGCATGGTGTGCTCATCCATAAAGTCATCCTGGACTCCCCGGCACACCG GGCTGGTCTACGGCCAGGTGATGTGATCTTGGCCATTGGGGAGCAGCTGGTACAAAACGCTGAAGATATTTATGAAGCTGTTCGAACCCAATCCCAGCTGGCAGTGCGCATCCGGCGGGGACCGGAAACATTGACCTTATATGTGACCCCCGAAGTCACAGAATGA